One Amaranthus tricolor cultivar Red isolate AtriRed21 chromosome 1, ASM2621246v1, whole genome shotgun sequence DNA window includes the following coding sequences:
- the LOC130812437 gene encoding zinc finger BED domain-containing protein DAYSLEEPER-like yields the protein MMLANGDDDGTVNCTGLVTTANIDVMTSDLQPNKCRRKKSIVWDNFTTEIVSADCTRAICKKCQKSFAYITGKKQSGTSHLKRHILGICPADRARNELSASQNGIVRAPSKKRYRASPGSVTVALDQERYVSEIARMIILHEYPVSMVEDPGFIGFARLLQPHLSMVSFDAVQNKIVTMYTRMKNSLVNTLAEIPSRVSLSIDLWTSDHTVGYAILTGSFIDVDWKFHCRVLKFVLVPFPKSQVAFNDAVISCLSEWGLTSKLFALSIDMSCAEKSVTENLSSLLSKTCQYMPNGRTIISNCYARAINRMAIEALCASKEAVTKVRDCVKYIKAMDLSQQLKVPLGQSLVIDNPQMWDSTYYMLSTACEVKEVFSRLETDGPDYKQAPSVDDWMCIEVLCTYLKLFLDASAILTTENYPTADTFFLEAYTVLRKLAFGSLDKDPFISHFAKPLYDMFYRYWKDCYVDLTMAVVMDPRYKLRLVEHCFLKIFGNDFNTAFNAVMKRIYDLYFEYMALNIQLVDFSIDNGQSGLDIYISTIDTSIASNKELDQYLEESLLPRDKPEFNILEWWKLNQTKYPNLSHMAADLLSIPFATISGNSVFSTASQKLDCQMSSLKHDTLEALICAKNWLQHGVQEQDSNTSLSDISRVGLKMETQ from the coding sequence ATGATGCTTGctaatggtgatgatgatggcaCAGTGAATTGTACAGGCCTTGTTACAACTGCTAATATCGATGTGATGACTTCAGACTTGCAGCCAAATAAGTGCAGGAGAAAAAAGTCTATTGTTTGGGATAACTTTACTACTGAAATTGTTAGTGCTGACTGTACCAGGGCTATTTGTAAGAAGTGCCAGAAGTCATTTGCTTACATTACTGGTAAAAAACAATCAGGAACCAGCCACCTCAAGCGACACATATTAGGTATCTGCCCAGCAGATCGTGCTAGGAACGAACTTTCAGCGTCTCAAAATGGCATTGTTAGAGCTCCATCAAAAAAGCGCTACAGAGCATCCCCTGGGTCTGTAACCGTCGCCTTAGATCAAGAACGCTATGTTAGTGAAATAGCTAGAATGATTATACTTCATGAATACCCAGTATCCATGGTGGAAGATCCTGGATTCATTGGCTTTGCTCGGTTGCTTCAACCACACTTATCTATGGTGAGTTTTGACGCTGTGCAGAATAAAATTGTCACCATGTATACTAGAATGAAGAATTCTCTTGTTAATACTCTTGCTGAAATCCCTTCGCGTGTCAGCCTCTCTATAGATCTCTGGACTTCAGACCACACTGTAGGTTATGCTATTCTGACTGGGAGCTTTATTGATGTGGATTGGAAGTTTCATTGCCGGGTTCTCAAATTTGTTCTAGTACCATTCCCTAAATCACAGGTTGCTTTCAATGATGCTGTTATTTCCTGCCTGTCTGAGTGGGGTTTGACGAGCAAGCTGTTTGCACTTTCTATAGATATGTCTTGTGCAGAAAAATCTGTTACTGAGAATCTTAGCTCCCTGCTTTCTAAAACATGTCAATATATGCCGAATGGTCGAACGATAATATCAAATTGCTATGCCCGTGCCATTAATCGTATGGCAATCGAAGCCCTTTGCGCTTCAAAAGAAGCTGTTACCAAAGTTCGTGACTGTGTGAAGTATATAAAAGCCATGGATCTTAGTCAACAACTCAAAGTCCCTTTGGGGCAGAGTTTAGTCATTGATAATCCACAAATGTGGGATTCAACTTACTATATGCTGTCCACAGCGTGCGAGGTTAAGGAAGTTTTTTCCCGTCTAGAAACTGATGGTCCTGATTACAAGCAAGCTCCTTCAGTGGATGACTGGATGTGTATAGAGGTCCTATGTACCTATTTGAAACTATTTTTAGACGCATCTGCCATTCTCACAACTGAAAACTACCCTACTGCTGATACTTTTTTCCTTGAAGCTTATACAGTTTTGAGGAAGCTTGCTTTTGGAAGCTTGGACAAGGATCCTTTTATAAGCCACTTTGCCAAACCTTTGTATGACATGTTTTACAGGTATTGGAAAGATTGTTATGTGGATTTAACCATGGCAGTAGTAATGGATCCTAGATATAAGCTGAGGCTGGTGGAACACTGTTTTCTCAAAATTTTCGGGAATGATTTTAATACGGCTTTTAACGCTGTTATGAAGCGTATATACGACCTTTATTTCGAGTACATGGCACTGAATATACAGTTAGTAGATTTTTCCATTGACAATGGTCAATCAGGTTTGGACATTTATATTTCCACAATAGATACCTCCATTGCGAGCAACAAAGAACTTGATCAGTATCTAGAAGAGTCGCTTTTGCCAAGAGACAAACCGGAGTTTAACATTCTTGAATGGTGGAAGTTAAACCAAACCAAATACCCAAATCTTTCCCATATGGCTGCTGACTTATTATCAATACCGTTTGCTACAATTTCGGGGAATTCAGTTTTTAGTACAGCAAGCCAGAAGTTGGATTGTCAGATGAGCTCCCTGAAGCATGATACATTAGAAGCCCTCATTTGTGCTAAAAATTGGTTGCAGCATGGAGTACAGGAGCAGGATAGTAATACATCCTTATCAGATATCTCAAGAGTTGGTTTAAAGATGGAAACTCAGTAA